One genomic segment of Sminthopsis crassicaudata isolate SCR6 chromosome 2, ASM4859323v1, whole genome shotgun sequence includes these proteins:
- the ABHD4 gene encoding (Lyso)-N-acylphosphatidylethanolamine lipase isoform X1 — protein MADDLEQQPQGWLSSWLPTWCPTSMSQLKNVEARILQCLQNKFLARYVSLPNHNKIWTVTVSPELEDRTPLVMVHGFGGGVGLWILNMDSLSTRRTVHTFDLLGFGRSSRPIFPRDAQGAEDEFVTSIETWRETMGIPNMILLGHSLGGFLATSYSIKYPERVKHLILVDPWGFPLRPTDPSEIRAPPTWVKALVSVLGRSNPLAVLRVAGPWGPGLIQRFRPDFKRKFADFFDDDTISEYIYHCNAQNPSGETAFKAMMESFGWARRPMLERIHLIRKDVPITMIYGANTWIDTSTGEKVKLRRPGSYVRDVEIEGASHHVYADQPHIFNSVVEEICESVD, from the exons ATGGCTGACGATCTGGAGCAGCA GCCTCAGGGCTGGCTGAGTAGCTGGCTGCCTACCTGGTGTCCAACTTCGATGTCTCAGCTGAAGAATGTGGAAGCCAGGATCCTACAGT GTCTCCAGAATAAGTTCTTGGCCCGCTATGTGTCCCTCCCAAATCATAACAAGATCTGGACCGTTACAGTGAGCCCAGAGTTGGAGGATCGCACGCCCTTGGTGATGGTGCATGGTTTTGGGGGTGGCGTGGGTCTCTGGATCTTAAACATGGATTCACTGAGTACCCGACGTACAGTGCACACCTTCGACCTGCTGGGCTTTGGGAGAAGTTCAAGGCCAATATTTCCCCGTGATGCCCAAGGTGCTGAGGATGAGTTTGTGACCTCTATAGAGACCTGGCGGGAGACCATGGGTATCCCCAACATGATTCTCCTAGGACACAGCTTAGGAGGATTCCTCGCCACATCTTACTCTATCAAATATCCTGAAAG AGTCAAGCATCTCATCTTGGTGGACCCCTGGGGTTTCCCCCTCCGACCTACCGACCCCAGTGAAATCCGGGCGCCTCCAACCTGGGTTAAGGCCCTTGTCTCTGTCCTGGGGCGTTCCAATCCTTTAGCTGTCTTGAGAGTGGCTGGACCCTGGG GGCCTGGCCTAATACAACGATTCCGTCCTGATTTTAAACGGAAATTTGCTGATTTCTTTGATGATGACACAATATCAGAGTATATCTACCACTGTAATGCCCAGAATCCTAG TGGTGAAACAGCATTCAAGGCTATGATGGAGTCCTTTGGCTGGGCCCGGCGCCCCATGCTAGAGCGAATCCATCTAATTCGGAAAGATGTGCCTATCACCATGATTTATGGAGCTAATACCTGGATAGACACCAGTACTGGAGAGAAAGTAAAACTTAGGAGGCCAGGCTCCTATGTCCGAGATGTG GAGATCGAGGGTGCCTCACACCATGTCTATGCAGACCAACCACACATCTTCAATTCTGTGGTGGAAGAGATCTGTGAATCTGTGGACTGA
- the ABHD4 gene encoding (Lyso)-N-acylphosphatidylethanolamine lipase isoform X2, whose translation MSQLKNVEARILQCLQNKFLARYVSLPNHNKIWTVTVSPELEDRTPLVMVHGFGGGVGLWILNMDSLSTRRTVHTFDLLGFGRSSRPIFPRDAQGAEDEFVTSIETWRETMGIPNMILLGHSLGGFLATSYSIKYPERVKHLILVDPWGFPLRPTDPSEIRAPPTWVKALVSVLGRSNPLAVLRVAGPWGPGLIQRFRPDFKRKFADFFDDDTISEYIYHCNAQNPSGETAFKAMMESFGWARRPMLERIHLIRKDVPITMIYGANTWIDTSTGEKVKLRRPGSYVRDVEIEGASHHVYADQPHIFNSVVEEICESVD comes from the exons ATGTCTCAGCTGAAGAATGTGGAAGCCAGGATCCTACAGT GTCTCCAGAATAAGTTCTTGGCCCGCTATGTGTCCCTCCCAAATCATAACAAGATCTGGACCGTTACAGTGAGCCCAGAGTTGGAGGATCGCACGCCCTTGGTGATGGTGCATGGTTTTGGGGGTGGCGTGGGTCTCTGGATCTTAAACATGGATTCACTGAGTACCCGACGTACAGTGCACACCTTCGACCTGCTGGGCTTTGGGAGAAGTTCAAGGCCAATATTTCCCCGTGATGCCCAAGGTGCTGAGGATGAGTTTGTGACCTCTATAGAGACCTGGCGGGAGACCATGGGTATCCCCAACATGATTCTCCTAGGACACAGCTTAGGAGGATTCCTCGCCACATCTTACTCTATCAAATATCCTGAAAG AGTCAAGCATCTCATCTTGGTGGACCCCTGGGGTTTCCCCCTCCGACCTACCGACCCCAGTGAAATCCGGGCGCCTCCAACCTGGGTTAAGGCCCTTGTCTCTGTCCTGGGGCGTTCCAATCCTTTAGCTGTCTTGAGAGTGGCTGGACCCTGGG GGCCTGGCCTAATACAACGATTCCGTCCTGATTTTAAACGGAAATTTGCTGATTTCTTTGATGATGACACAATATCAGAGTATATCTACCACTGTAATGCCCAGAATCCTAG TGGTGAAACAGCATTCAAGGCTATGATGGAGTCCTTTGGCTGGGCCCGGCGCCCCATGCTAGAGCGAATCCATCTAATTCGGAAAGATGTGCCTATCACCATGATTTATGGAGCTAATACCTGGATAGACACCAGTACTGGAGAGAAAGTAAAACTTAGGAGGCCAGGCTCCTATGTCCGAGATGTG GAGATCGAGGGTGCCTCACACCATGTCTATGCAGACCAACCACACATCTTCAATTCTGTGGTGGAAGAGATCTGTGAATCTGTGGACTGA